In one Kitasatospora cineracea genomic region, the following are encoded:
- a CDS encoding S53 family peptidase, which yields MRPLALTAALLTALTATAATAPAAPAHAGPRWVHSCAAPARADTASCDALRVIGTAAAAGDGGYGPDELRAAYGLPADGGGDAVIAVVDAYDHPRAEADLGVYRDHYGLPACTTDSGCFRKTDQRGGTRLPRGNTAWAGETALDLAMVSAVAPRARILLVEADSAAVSDLGTAVNTAVALGAQYVSISWGTTENANAATYDSRYFDHPGVVIAAASGDGGYGVNFPASSPHVVAVGGTTLRPDGTTARGWDETAWSTGPDEGTASGCSGRLPKPAWQSDTGCDHRTVADVAAVADPATGVAVYQSYGGNGWYTYGGTSAAAPLVTATYALAGHPSAGSRPASFPYRHPEALHDITSGATASCEPAYLCTAGAGYDGPTGLGSPAGVGAFRE from the coding sequence TTGCGCCCCCTCGCGCTCACCGCCGCCCTGCTCACCGCACTCACCGCCACCGCCGCCACCGCACCCGCCGCGCCCGCCCACGCCGGGCCGCGCTGGGTGCACAGCTGCGCCGCCCCCGCCCGGGCCGACACCGCCTCCTGCGACGCGCTGCGCGTCATCGGCACCGCCGCGGCGGCGGGCGACGGCGGGTACGGGCCGGACGAACTCCGCGCCGCGTACGGGCTGCCCGCGGACGGCGGCGGCGACGCCGTCATCGCCGTCGTCGACGCCTACGACCACCCGCGCGCCGAAGCCGACCTCGGCGTCTACCGCGACCACTACGGGCTGCCCGCCTGCACCACCGACAGCGGCTGCTTCCGCAAGACCGACCAGCGCGGCGGCACCCGCCTCCCGCGCGGCAACACCGCCTGGGCCGGGGAGACCGCGCTCGACCTCGCCATGGTCTCCGCGGTCGCGCCGCGCGCCCGGATCCTGCTGGTCGAAGCCGACAGCGCCGCCGTCTCCGACCTCGGCACCGCCGTCAACACCGCGGTCGCGCTCGGCGCCCAGTACGTGTCGATCAGCTGGGGCACCACCGAGAACGCCAACGCGGCGACGTACGACAGCCGGTACTTCGACCACCCCGGCGTGGTGATCGCCGCCGCCTCCGGCGACGGCGGCTACGGCGTCAACTTCCCCGCCTCCTCCCCGCACGTGGTCGCCGTCGGCGGCACCACCCTGCGACCCGACGGCACCACCGCCCGCGGCTGGGACGAGACCGCCTGGTCCACCGGCCCCGACGAAGGCACCGCGAGCGGCTGCTCCGGCCGACTCCCCAAACCCGCCTGGCAGAGCGACACCGGCTGCGACCACCGCACCGTCGCCGACGTGGCCGCCGTCGCCGACCCCGCGACCGGCGTCGCCGTCTACCAGAGCTACGGCGGCAACGGCTGGTACACCTACGGCGGCACCTCCGCCGCCGCGCCCCTCGTCACCGCGACCTACGCCCTCGCCGGGCACCCCTCGGCCGGCAGCCGGCCCGCGTCCTTCCCGTACCGGCACCCGGAGGCGCTGCACGACATCACCTCCGGTGCGACGGCCTCCTGCGAACCGGCGTACCTGTGCACGGCGGGGGCGGGGTACGACGGACCGACGGGGCTCGGCAGCCCGGCGGGGGTGGGGGCGTTCCGGGAGTAG
- a CDS encoding GNAT family N-acetyltransferase has translation MTDPLSGRLVRLRELRETDLPKLTSWWREPGLAIQQLAGPVHPQPEARLADMFRSWSQNTGTDLGLSVETLDTGDLAGHVTLYGATPKDRCATLAIIIGPPHQDRGLGTDVLRTTIRYGFAELGLHRIELTVNSYNTRALAAYRRAGFTEEGRRREAVFRAGSWHDQVQMGVLSTEWQEDI, from the coding sequence ATGACCGACCCGCTCAGCGGCAGACTCGTCCGGCTCCGGGAACTCCGCGAGACCGACCTCCCCAAACTCACCTCCTGGTGGCGCGAACCCGGCCTCGCCATCCAGCAGCTGGCCGGCCCCGTCCACCCCCAGCCCGAGGCCCGGCTCGCCGACATGTTCCGCTCCTGGAGCCAGAACACCGGCACCGACCTCGGCCTCTCCGTCGAAACCCTCGACACCGGAGACCTGGCCGGCCACGTCACCCTCTACGGCGCCACCCCCAAGGACCGCTGCGCCACCCTCGCCATCATCATCGGCCCGCCCCACCAGGACCGCGGCCTCGGCACCGACGTCCTGCGCACCACCATCCGCTACGGCTTCGCCGAACTCGGCCTCCACCGCATCGAACTCACCGTCAACAGCTACAACACCCGCGCCCTCGCCGCCTACCGCCGAGCCGGCTTCACCGAGGAGGGCCGCCGCCGCGAAGCCGTCTTCCGCGCCGGCAGCTGGCACGACCAGGTCCAGATGGGCGTCCTCAGCACCGAATGGCAGGAGGACATCTGA
- a CDS encoding ABC transporter ATP-binding protein, whose translation MALPDGSLSHRYRGEHPVRTLLFLFRPDRARVLGAVGVFFAKHAPVWLLPLITANIVDVVVKHRDVSVLWWNSAVLLVILLLNLPLHMLYVQWMHGSIRRMGTRLRSALCHRMQQLSIGYHSRVSAGVLQAKVIRDVEGIETASQQTADNGLAAIATLLGGLVVIAIQTPAFLPVFVVLVPASALLVVRLRERLRSQNESFRREVEQLSSRIGEMTTLIPITRAHGLERTALRRVDRTLGRVLDEGLRLDLLNGRFGSMSWILLNAIGVGCLAGSALVAYYGWMDVTPGAVVMLSAYFSSLTGSVTTLLTLTPQLGKGLASVRSAGEVLQAPDLEENSGKADVAAVTGRIDFRGVGHSYPGADAPSVTGFDLSVRPGETIALVGASGAGKSTVLNLVIGFLRPTEGRILLDGRDMEELDLRSYRKFLSVVPQESILFEGSIRENVTYGMKDVPEETVLTALRDANALEFIDRLPDGLDTVVGERGARLSGGQKQRLAIARALIRDPRILILDEATSALDSRSEALVQQALARLVRGRTVFVVAHRLSTIRGADRIVVMHDGRIAEIGSHTELLRTGGPYAGLQAAQLA comes from the coding sequence ATGGCCCTGCCCGACGGATCGCTCAGCCACCGCTACCGAGGCGAGCACCCCGTCCGCACCCTGCTCTTCCTCTTCCGGCCCGACCGCGCCCGGGTGCTCGGCGCGGTCGGCGTCTTCTTCGCCAAGCACGCCCCCGTCTGGCTGCTGCCCCTGATCACCGCCAACATCGTCGACGTCGTGGTCAAGCACCGCGACGTGTCCGTGCTGTGGTGGAACTCCGCCGTCCTGCTGGTCATCCTGCTGCTCAACCTCCCCCTGCACATGCTGTACGTGCAGTGGATGCACGGCTCCATCCGCCGGATGGGCACCCGGCTGCGCTCCGCCCTGTGCCACCGGATGCAGCAGCTCTCCATCGGCTACCACTCCCGGGTCAGCGCCGGCGTCCTGCAGGCCAAGGTGATCCGCGACGTCGAGGGCATCGAGACCGCCTCCCAGCAGACCGCCGACAACGGCCTCGCCGCGATCGCCACCCTGCTCGGCGGCCTGGTCGTGATCGCCATCCAGACCCCCGCCTTCCTGCCGGTCTTCGTGGTCCTCGTCCCCGCCAGCGCCCTGCTGGTGGTCCGGCTGCGCGAACGGCTGCGCAGCCAGAACGAGTCCTTCCGCCGCGAGGTCGAGCAACTCTCCTCCCGCATCGGCGAGATGACCACCCTGATCCCGATCACCCGGGCGCACGGCCTGGAGCGCACCGCGCTGCGCCGGGTCGACCGCACCCTGGGCCGGGTCCTCGACGAGGGCCTGCGCCTCGACCTGCTCAACGGCCGCTTCGGCTCGATGTCCTGGATCCTGCTCAACGCGATCGGCGTCGGCTGCCTGGCCGGTTCCGCGCTGGTCGCCTACTACGGCTGGATGGACGTCACCCCCGGCGCCGTCGTCATGCTCAGCGCCTACTTCTCCTCCCTCACCGGCTCCGTCACCACCCTGCTCACCCTCACCCCGCAGCTCGGCAAGGGCCTGGCCTCGGTCCGCTCGGCCGGCGAGGTCCTCCAGGCCCCCGACCTGGAGGAGAACTCCGGCAAGGCCGACGTCGCCGCCGTCACCGGCCGGATCGACTTCCGGGGCGTCGGCCACAGCTACCCCGGCGCGGACGCCCCGTCCGTCACCGGCTTCGACCTCTCGGTCCGCCCCGGCGAGACGATCGCCCTGGTCGGCGCGTCCGGCGCGGGCAAGTCCACCGTCCTCAACCTGGTGATCGGCTTCCTGCGCCCCACCGAGGGCCGGATCCTGCTCGACGGCCGCGACATGGAGGAGCTCGACCTGCGCTCCTACCGCAAGTTCCTGTCCGTCGTCCCGCAGGAGTCCATCCTGTTCGAGGGCAGCATCCGGGAGAACGTCACCTACGGCATGAAGGACGTCCCCGAGGAGACCGTCCTGACCGCCCTGCGCGACGCCAACGCCCTGGAGTTCATCGACCGCCTCCCCGACGGCCTCGACACCGTGGTCGGCGAACGCGGCGCCCGGCTGTCCGGCGGCCAGAAGCAGCGCCTGGCCATCGCCCGCGCCCTGATCCGCGACCCGCGCATCCTGATCCTCGACGAGGCCACCTCCGCCCTCGACTCCCGCTCCGAGGCGCTGGTCCAGCAGGCCCTGGCCCGGCTGGTCCGCGGCCGCACCGTCTTCGTCGTCGCCCACCGCCTGTCCACCATCCGCGGCGCCGACCGGATCGTCGTCATGCACGACGGCCGGATCGCCGAGATCGGCTCGCACACCGAACTCCTGCGCACCGGCGGCCCCTACGCGGGCCTGCAGGCCGCCCAGCTCGCCTGA